The sequence CTGCATCGCCTTCACCTTGTCATTGAAATCCGCCTTGTCCTCCCAGATGACCGGAAGCGCTTCGGTTTCCACGCCCGAGTCGGGACCGGTTCCTTCCGGGAACCAATCGACCATGTCGGCCGCCTCTATCGGAACGACTGCAGCGGCAGCCTGGATCTGGGCCAGATCGGGGTTGCTTGCCTTCAGCTGATCGCTGATGGCCTTGAACGCCTTGCCCATTTTCTTGAGTTGCGCCTGTCGCGCTTCGATTTGCTCTTTCACGGTGAGACCATTGGCGAGCTCGACGCCGGCGGAATCGGAAACCGGTCCGGCTTCATCATTCTGGCCACAAGCTGA comes from Sphingorhabdus sp. YGSMI21 and encodes:
- a CDS encoding cytochrome c, which produces MKRRKIQMMLPVFAGLTLLSACGQNDEAGPVSDSAGVELANGLTVKEQIEARQAQLKKMGKAFKAISDQLKASNPDLAQIQAAAAVVPIEAADMVDWFPEGTGPDSGVETEALPVIWEDKADFNDKVKAMQDAAAKLETVAQGGDVTAVAAAFQNTGGTCKACHDKYRLDD